A segment of the Amia ocellicauda isolate fAmiCal2 chromosome 5, fAmiCal2.hap1, whole genome shotgun sequence genome:
AGGCTTCCAAACTGAGGGTTGAAAATGTCCTTCGTCCTTGACCTGCCAAAAAAATCAGAGATTACAGATTTTGGTCTGATCTGAAAGTATCAAAAGGGTGGTGGCTTTACGTGGAATATGAAATATCAAGGCCAAATGTCTTTCAGGTGGTAAAATAGTGAATGTACAATCCTTTAGTGTAGAAATGTAAATAGCCCCTTTAGGAAAGGGCTGATCTCATGgcatttaaatatgaaattcTGTAAAGTGCCAACTCACAGATTTATGAATAGCAATTGACTAATACAAACTGGGAGGGGATTCCATAAATTGCAACGTCACATAAAAGGCACCCAACTTCTGAAAACTGTTTGAAGACAAACGCTAAAGATATATTCAAGTAGCCCAGTTTTGCTAAGGCAGAGTACAGCCAGGTGTAGGAGGTGTTAACTCAAGTTGATAAGAAGGGCCTGTGTAATGgagaaatgtaaatatactAATGCTTCTCAGATTTCAAAATcaactttgtttgtttgttctcatgGGGAACACCAGAGTTGTAGGTATGTTTAGCCTTAGTAAAACAGTGAACACATTCACCTTTAGATCACGGAGCTAATGTTTTGCATAGTGCGCCTTATAGTTATAAGAACAAAACCAATTGAGTCAATAGAATTAAAATAGATGAGACTCGATCGACATTACCACATCTGGTTATCCCACAATAAATCACATGATAAAAATACTACCTCATGAAAAGCGAGAAACCATACAAAAGATAGTTCAcgtctctcagtctctcacctcattgcttctctctctttgaTCCACTCTTGCAAAACCATTTGTGATGCTGGGTCTCTGTGTaccttaagaaaaaaaaaaatctcagacCATAGTACAGTTGAAGCAGCAATGAcagatttttaaactttttttaaagcagCCTCCTTCCCAAATATGGACTGCAATGTAATTTGGATTGAATTAAATTCTGCAGGTAGTTGGGACTGACATTTTACCAGTGTTCTtccaaaagagaaaaaaataatacaatttgattCAAGACCAACATCTAATTGGTGTCTTTTGAACCGTGGGACTTCTCCCACTGTGTATAAAttgctagatttttttttctccttatgAAGTCTGGAAGCATGAGGTTTAATAAAGAACAAAGAACATTCTGCCCATGATCACAATAGGAAGTGATTGCAAGTTCCTTTCAACTTGTTCCCAGGCATTAGCTGGAATGATCATCACAGCAAGctgttttttgatttttttagaaTAATACATAATTCCTCTGACTGCATTTGAACATTGAACATACCTGCCTTAGAGACATTGTTCAACCCTTCATGTGAAATGTATAACCCTGTGAACCAGATTATATTTGACTGCAAAAAATAAGTGACTTCAATTTTTACTATGGAAAGTGAAGAAATGTAAGAGAAGTTCCTGGAACTTGGGCACTATTTTGAAATACTGTGCCAAGATGATGCCGCGTTCAAAAACATTTCAGCTGGTAAGGTCTTGTATGCCGAGTTGCAGTGGTGTTGGCTTtcagagttttatttttactgcagagctgacaacactgaCACTCTAGTGAGTAGAGAATTCATGAAGTGGGAGTAGGAGCGTGGTCTTAACCACTGAGTAGAGTAATCAGAGTATTAAATCTTGAGTAGGACAGGTCACACAGGCCAATGTGTGGTATATAAAATCCCTAATAAAGAAACTCTACATTTCCACTGAACAACCAAAAAGTCAActgtatttatgaatttatttaaaactaattaaataaaatggttttCCTTAAAACCACATTTTATTCAGGATCTGAGATCTGCTAGAGCTTAAATAAAATCAGTCAAAATGTATCATGTcttgtgatttataaattaaaattccAGCATTCCCACAATCTGACATACATGTCCTCttcagaaaaaactaaattaaattgtcTCCATCAGTACAGATGtacaaatcaaaatgtaattgaaagggGGTGGGGGTAAGCTTGTACGAACAAAATATAGGAGATGCTGATTATTCCATCAAATGTTCAGTTATCAAAAGCTCCCTCAGTGAACTGGTTAGTAACACCCTACCCATGCCTTTGCAAACGAATTTGTGAATCATGTTCTTTATTGAAATAATCTACTGTGGATTTAAAGTCCCCATGGCTTTCACTTGTAATCACAACCCAAGACATTTTCCCTGTGGGAGTGTAACAACCAACCACCATAGAAAAACAACCGCAGTTCAAGTTCTGTTGGTCTCCTAATGCAGATGAATTCCCAGAAAAAGCCTGGGGAACAACCGAGATCTTCAAAGCCCTTTCAATAGCAGCCAACGGGCAGATCTCATTAAGATACACCACAAGCAGCATTCCAGAATACAAATGGGGTTCTAAGAAGTGTTACAGAAGAAAGTGCTAAAAAAGTGAAACTTGTCTATGTAAGAAAATATGTCTAACTTCGTAAATTACCTTTATAATTacgcaaacaaaaaaaacaaaaaaaatctcaggGTTTCAAATgcaatctgtttttatttgaggACTTTATCATCTCTGGTTTTGGGCAATCTTTAAAccccaaaaacacaaacataaatgGCGATCTTGAAGCTGCCTGTACTCTGCACTCACTTGCATGTTTTCCACAAGGCTTGTCAGTCCCTGCAGCCAGGTTGTGGTGTGCACATACTCTTCTGTGTTCATGATCTTGATTTCCTGCCGCAGTTCTGGGATGATGGCCCCTGTCCTCCAACCGTGCTTGAGAGTCAGGTCCTGAAGACggcaaagatttattttttaaaggaagtcTTGGCAAAGCAGTGAGCAACATGACCCTGAAAACTCAACTAGATCTGTACTGCAACTACAAACATTTACGATGACATCCAGAGTTTCACTCTAAATAATATTGCATTCATCCCTTTTGTACTTGTTCACAACTGTCTGGTTTGACAAACCCATGCAAATTCATGATAGGAAAATAAGACTGATCCTCACTTTAGAGGAACTGTATGAGaaatagctttaaaaaaaagtggtaacactaccaaaaataataataaatataataatgagaTCTTGCTTACCGCTAGGTCACTGTAGATGTGATCTCCAAAATACAGCACCTTGGAGCCTCTCCAGCCCGTCAGCCTCAGAAACTcatagagattgccctttaaAAAGGATACAGATCCAAAATCCAATAATGACTAAAGTGCTGAAAACAAGAGGCTTATCAGTGTGAGGAAATCAACAAGCACAAATATGCTGTCATTAATACCACAGAGTTTCTGCTTGGATAACACCTTGCCATTAGAAGGCCTTTACCAAGGACAAATCACCACTGCAGTGCAGATGGAGTTTTACAGCAATTGGAAGCTTTACCTGTTTGTAAATCTGTCCTTTCTCCAGTTTGTGAATCCTGTCCCACAGCAGAACCCCTTTGTCTGTCACTCTCCGAAATGGCCTGCACAGAGAGACCGTTACAATGGACACACTGGTGCACTGGTACAAAGATGTGACCTGTTCACACACTACTGTAATATTCTACATCAGTTCATATTTCGATGGGTAATACAACAAGACTATTACTACTTATGGGTGTACATTTATTCATGAATTTGTTCCATAACTTATGATTGTTGGACAATCTACAAAAGCAACCCTAAATAAATTAAGTTCTAAAATAGTTCTTCATAGACTGTGCAAGAACATATAGTAGAGCTATTTGGAAGCCTTATGTCCTTGATGGAAGTCTTAACGGTTTTAATCCACAGAGGGACTCTTAAGTGAAAGATAAGCAATTCACAAACTTCAAAGTAACAATGTTTCCTCTGCCCTACAGCACTTACATTTCCTCTAatatcacctgaaatgataaacCATGCTACCAAGTCTGCCAGACCTACAACAACCTTGACACAATTCCTGAATGTCAGTGTCATACAAACGTACTTCCTCCGATCATTGAAAAAGCCAGGCTTGTCTGCTTGCACAATAACAACATCAAAGAGGTCTCTCCAGTCCTTCCCAACAATGTAGTTCATACCTCGGCTCCTGAgaagaaacaaagcaaaattaaaattaaatatctgACAAAGTCCCATGAAATGTCTGGTGTAATGATGTTCAATATATTAATGATCTCTCTAGTCCTGACACAAAACAGGTATTTTATTTAGGCAAATAACTTCATTTCATGAAACCCTGGATTTCAATAAAGGTTTCTCCCTCACAGTAAAACAgtcagttttttttccccaaacatGTTAACCATTTCCTTACTTTgtacagacttttttttttttttttttttaaatagcatttgttttcacagatgtacattttttccccatagatcggatcttttttttttttttttttcggattTGAGAGCTAGTAGTCTATAATAATCTTATACATCACTGGTAACTCATTGTTCTGGCGAATCATTTACATTTgcagaaaaacaattaaaatatttaaatggcaTTCTGTAGAGTCCTATCGTCAAATACCCATCACTTGTTGAGGAAACCTGACCAATACCTGACACAAAGATGGGCAGATTCAAATGAATGGTCTCTCAACACATCAACATGGTTTGGcaattgaggggaaaaaaattaaaaggtgACGAAATATGATCCACCTATTAAATATGATTTCATACTTACACAAAGTCAAACGGGCTGTTTGTTATTAGAAACATCTTCTTTCCATTTTCTGAGAGCTTCCTCAGCACTGCATGGGTCTGTTCACCATATCGGATATACTTTCCTACAGTGGGAAGGAAAACTGTTCAGATTTAACCTACAGAACTATATAAAGATTCTAGCAGACTAAACTTAGCGAAGAGGATATTTTCACTACAGAAATCTTAACCCAGTTCAATTACAATCTTCATAGTCTCTTCTAGGCTAGAAGTGTTCAACaattattattgaagaattaTATAGTTTCATGAAGAATACTCCCTAAACTAAATTAATCCCCAAATAACGTTTAAAATGAAAGGTGTGAATATGTTCAACTACAAGGGTATACAATGCAATCTACAGGTAAGGAGAATAGAagaatgtaaatatgtatggaAGCAGGTATACAAATAATTTTAATGGAAGCCCAAGTGCCTTTAGAGACATAATATTAGTGGCAGGTACAGATTCTTAACTTGATATGCAAGAGAGAAATCTTTGGAAAACAGCCCAAATTCAGAAGGTGTAAATAACACTGAGGTATTATAAAGAGGTAGATTTTCCACTTGAGaatctggagagagagaaattaccAATATCTGCTTCCACGGCTCTGTACATTATTCCCCTCACATGGACGTCTCCTATAGCCTCCTACAGaacaatggaaaaataaaacatccaaGAAATTAGAGTAATGCTCTGCTCTTTTAAATAACTCTTACCAAAGGAAcataatacagtctagaaatataaagtgaagtgaaggaacaagaaaaagaaaccaaaacagCAAATGGGCTTTTTGCATCAACCTTCCAACCATATCtcaatcaatcaaattaaaCGAAAAGGGAACTTGCAGATTTAAGTCCATTTTGAAGCATAGGACCATTCTGCATATCAAATATCAAACCACTTCTTGAACttttacaaaaaacaataaataggtctaagtaaataaacacattaggTGATTCAGTATCCATGTGCAAATGGAAACCTCCCTGTGGGACTTAGCTTTTTAGATCTGGCAATGAAAGCACATGTGCACGTCTCTTATAAAACAATGTAAGTCAACAGGAAATGACTCCATGGACTTCCTGGGATACTAATGAAACTCGACATTTCAGCATTAGGAGCCTTGACATAAATAACATGTACAGATGGTACAgagcacaaaacagagcagacacaaacgACAGTATCTGGCAGCTTCATCAAGCCTTGATGCACATTCCCTTGCAGAAGGAGAACATTTATTCCACTGGGCCACATATGCGGTGGTGAAAACATGACACATGGCAGTGCTCAAGCGTAATCTGCTCTGTACAAGCCTATGCAAGAGGAAGATGGGAAGAAAACCTCAAATGAAAATCTACAAATAAACAACTCGTAAATCACACAAACTGCACTGCTCAAACACCTCTATTCTGGAACAGTAAGTAGAGTCACCAGATCATTCACATAGCTGATGTGAAATCTGAGCATGTCCGGGCTGCTTACTAATGAAGCAAAGGTCAACCTTATCTCAGGGGTGTGGAAATTCTTCCTatgcatacaaatatattttttaaatataggcctatacaaaataataaccataataaaGGTTGTactgatttggtctaggccttaaTCTTTAAAAGGACTAATCATTCTAGGACAGGAAtgaacaaatcaataaataagcaaattaaGTTTCCAACAGCTgtacattgaaattaatttattttcactgcATGCCATCTCATGTCACCCAAAATGGGTCTTTCTATTTTTTCTCCAGAAGCCTTCATGTAAGGCCAATACCTTGACATCTTTGTAGAGGTGGACTGGCTCATAGTCAATATTGTGCTTCATGAAGTAATCATTGACACAGGAGAGCAGGGTCATctcaggcagagagaagatatCCATGAACTGTTTCATGGTGTGGCCATGGGAACTCTGGAAGAAAACCCAAAATTAATAACCCATTCATGGTATTTGTTATGTTTGTTATAATAGCCAATTTCTCCACAATCCATGTTTCAGTTTCAATTTTATGGTGTAAATCTCAAAGGGGTGTGAGAGATGATATAATGCCTTCACAGCCTGATCTGTAACATTCTGTACTGTAGTTGCATAATAATTTAGCGGATGACTGTTACCATCTGTTGTACGGTTTATGTTTTGTTCAGGGCCTACATTGATTAAGGCCTTCTTAAATTCAACATCTGAATATACAGAGCTCTTTGGAGGCCCTCCCAGGAAAAGCTTCCTTTCAGAGTGTGGGTAGAGACCTATATAGGCTGTTTGGGTCCCTATTTAAACCCAGGTTATATAATTTGCTGACTGTAGCCAAGGTAAGTGACAGCTTGTGACTGACAATTGgtaaccagagagagagagtcagttgGGGAATTAATTGCTTGCCAAAAACCAGCAAACGTTTGTAATTGAGCAGGAGTCTGTGGGATTTAGTCCCACCAGCAAACAGAAGCTTAGCTCTTCTCAGTCTGGCATCAAATaaatctttatttaattaatttctaaCACTGAAAGGAAAGTCACCtacagtgaagaaaaaaaactaaccaTTTAATTGAGGAACTGCAACCACAGTAACTATAAGAAATGCACTCAAGCACAAAGCTCATAAATAAAACAGGAGCCCGGCTTCACTGCAATCTTCTTGACCAAATGCTATTTGACAGCATTCCAATAAAATAACTGAAGTTATTTTAAGACAGACAATAGGATAAACAAAGTCTTGTGAGcaaaaaatgtctgtttttctcACTAAAGACATTTCCACATCTTCATTTTCCCCCACACAACTTTCAACTTGAATACCTACTGTGTGGTAccgatttattttatttccttgtgACAAAACCCAAGGGCAATTTCCCTACAACAAACAACTTCAGCTGTTGCAATTGTACATAAGAACTCTAATCCCCCCTGCATTACACGCCTACATTTCAAAGCCTACAACTGCTACCAGACCTAATCTATCATCGAAATGACCTTTTGATCAGACTGAAATTAAGTTAATATCCTCCCGTACTTTTTTAACACAAATAGAAAGAGCTTGTTAAAGCCTACACTTTAACCTACTTGCAAATGAGTATATAAAAGCATATTAGATTCACAAATTTAAAGTATTCTGtaatattctttaaaaaaacaaaaaaatcccaaaCTGATACATCACCCAAACATATGCCATACCGCATAAAACGGTAAAATAAGGAAAAATATtacgtttaaaaataaaacaatggcaACGTTTTTAACTGCATTCTCACTCTATTCCTAATTTTGCACCACTCACACAGTAAGTGAATTACCGATTTACTTGACTGTACACAAAGACATCAAGTGCTATCGAACACTTTCAAGTCATGAAACATTAAAAGGTGGAGATGAATGATTTTCAAGTATTTTAACCTTGGCATGTCCACCGATTTTCCCTAATCTGAATTCAGAGGTATGCATTAACATGTAAAGGCTTTAACTTGTGGTACATGTCTTTCCACAGAGATTTGTCAAGAGGACAGGCAACCTAATAAATGGGCTGACCTTGCCATAGAAGTCACTCATCTGCTCCAAAGGCACATGAGAGCCTTCATACATTGCGATGACCTCCTTTTCCGACACTGGATGCAGGCCCCTGAAAAGTAATATCAGGGATGTCACGTTACTGTTTAAAACAACAGTGACAAGTGTCTGAAGTACCTGCTGAAAGACATTGGCCAGCTTTTAATCATTAATGATTCTCTGGCCACAGAAAATTAAAACCTAATAAATCCAACTAATTGCACAGAGAGGATCCCTCTAAGTGGTATCCACAAATAATCAGCAGCAGTTGACAAACAATAACATGACATGGATTAAACCCATAAATGAACTGAACTTTTCCACAAAAGATCCCAGAACTCTGGAGACAGAAAATGAGTGGACCTCTCTTAAGAGACCATTTTTAGTTCCAACATAGTCAATTATCATCAAGTTGATCCTGTTTTACACAGGCTTCATTATAAATTTAAACATCTAAAGCTATTACATAAACAAGGGTTTAACTAAAACTTGACATTTAGATTCCTAATCTCCCTGCACATCGTTTCCTGCTTTACAGGGTAGGGCACACTTGTTCCCGAGTTGCATTAGAGTTTAAAGCAGTTGGTTATGTCACTGGTATAAAATTGAGGGTATCCAAGTGTGATTATACATAAAACACTTGAACACCACCTCCACACCTTGGCACAGAAGCAGTTATACAACACATTCAACAGCTATACAGAGACGTACTGAACAGATGATATGGGCTAAGCAACAGGCATATTTTagtaagacaaattaaaaaacatgggCTAAACTACATGCTCATTTTAGGAATACTGCACAATAAGAGTCACCTTGAAGCTATAATCCGGAGATGCcctaaataaaatacttaaactatttatttaatgagtaaggcccagattaaatcaaaagtgcAACTCACTCTCTAGTGGCAAATCAAACTGAGGACTGCTTCAGGTTTCCCATTGGGATCTTATTTCTACTCAATGGAAATAATAAGCCTACAATTTGCCaaattgttataattattttggAAATCATTGATTAagaaaattagaaaaataataaagaaatatatCACTATGGTGTATTGATTAAAACATTGAACTAAAGTGAACAATAGGAGCATTCAATACAATGTGGAATACAATGtgtccattttattttaagctGTGTAAACACAGAACATCTGATTGCACAGTTATGAAACACAGATCCCTGGATCCATCAACCTTCCATTAAGTTAAGGAAAAGATAAGGACAGAAATAGAGACTACAATGCAAACAGAAAAAACTGATTTTCAGCACAGAATTACACACCTGCACATACCTGTATACAGTTCCTAGCTGAATATAGTGGAAGGCATCAATCTTCATCAGCAAAGCCTAAAACATACAGATGATGCAGCAAAAGATCAAGAAGCGAtgtgatttttttcttaatatatattttgaaattggCATGTTTAAGTAGCTTGTATTTCACATTAAATACCTTTGCTTATTCCATATAAATTGCCTTAAACAAAACTGATTCACAGAATCAAGAGACCTTTTAACTGATATACTTAaaccatttgttttcatttttttatcaaTAAAAGTTCTAAACTGGCATAGTGTTGACACTTTTTGGGATACAAGTACAAGACAAGGGTGCTATTGTGATTCAGCTTGTTTGTAACCAGGCATTAATTTATCAATAACAAGGGTTTCACTCAGTGGTGGtaggcaaaagaaaaaaaaaaaaaagctatgaGTTTCTAACCAATTCATTTTAAAGGCAAGTGATCAAGTCTACAGGTAATGATGGAGTGACTTAACACAAGGCAACTAGCCAATCATACAGCAGAAAACTATTTCTCATACATTCCAGTGTATTAGCCCTTCTGCTTGAAACAGATTCACTGAACTAAATGATCTAATTAaccaatgataaaaataaaagctcTGAGGTACTGGACAGCTGTGTGACTTTTTACATGACTTCACTAGCCTCTTACCAATACGAGCAAGAAAACTCATGACATGTTTGCCCTTTGGAATATTTGGAACCCCAACAGTACAGAACTATCTGCATGGCAGTTTCATGCAGGCGAGAGTTAAATGACACTGACTATTTTTATTCGGTTTTAAACAGAGGCCACAGCAGGCAACCAAAGCTTGTTATATTTAACTTAGATGTCAGTGTTTGTTCATATGTAACTTTAGAAGTTAGATGGGAAAAGCCTATTGCTATGTGTATCATAGTTGAATAAAATGGAGGTGAGCAGAAAAATCTATCAGGCTAACAATAGTGAACAAATGCTTTAAGTATAGGAGTATGCCTCCTATTGGTTGAAATACTCAATCCTTACTCACCTTTTGTACATCATAATGAAGACCCCGGATGACAAAATCAGATATATAGTCATATTCCCGAAGACCCTCAGGGTactagaataaaaacaaacaaaaattaagTTATATGTCTTTATCTTAATGTTCTccctgcacacacaaaaaaaaaaagtgctgtaGGAGCTATGGTTTTGTTTTATCATTGGACAAAATCATGCTCATCATGCATCTTGACACTGAACCATGAACTATACGAACAAGAAATGACAAGTCCTATCTGTCTCATCTTCCTCAGAATCAAAACACAAGTATTAACATGAAGAACATCTCATTCTTAAAATTACTTTATGTGAACAAACAGAGTTGAATGCAGGGCTTCAGTTTTTTAGTTCTAGGCTTATCCAATTTCCATAAGTTTATACAGGCTTGAAAAATAACACCCATACAAAAGACTGATAGAAATGCATGTTAGTCCTGAAAATACTACACTGATAACATAAGTGGCATTACAGGATTGGTAATGCCACCTTTTGCCCTTTAGCAAAATTCTGTAAACTGATACTTACAGTCATCAACATGTTCTTATAGCTGGCaattacagctctgaaaaaaaattaagagaccactgcaattttttctgaaatcagcatctctacatgtatggcagccattccattcccttcatatttttatttggaatttgggagaaatgttagtagtttatagaataaaacaaaaatgttcattttaccaaaacacatacctataaattgtaaaaccagagaaactgatcattttgcagtggtctcttaatttttaggggggctgtaTATCAGAATTGTCAGACTGGATAAGCGTAGATGACTTTTAGGGGTAACATGTTGTGGTTCCTCCACGTTGTTTTAAACATGAAGATTATTCTACGTGCTTTAAGGTAGGTCCGAAATTCCTCACTACAATTGTAACACATTACAATTGTAAATGACATACGATAGGTTTGTGACGAAGATGTCGCACATGTTCAGCAAATCCGAACTCAACCAAAACCAATTCGAATTTGAAGCAAAATACGCGTCTACGTCAGTCCGCTCAGTCATCAGTGCGGTCCACACGTCGTCTCGCAGAGAAGCGGTGACGCGATTATTAGATAGGGCTGCGACGCTGTCCGATCCGCTCCGACCGGCACTTCTAAATCCGTGAAGGCTCAACTCCTCCTCGGACACAGGGCCGTAGTGGAGCCGGGCGGAGCGTCGCCACTCTTTCAACCCCATGCTTCTCAATTCTAAATATTTACTCATttgaataaatgcatttaaaacatgtatttgtatGAAATAATAGGATAAGAATAATAAAGCCCGCTCATTAACGTAACAATTCATATAACAACAGTACGTGCAGCACCCGCTCCTTGTTACTGTACAACTACACAACTGGAggtgacatacactcacctaaaggattattaggaacaccatactaatactgtgtttgaccccctttcgccttcagaactgccttaattctacgtggcattgattcaacaaggtgctgaaagcattctttagaaatgttggcccatattgataggatagcatcttgcagatgatggagatttgtgggatgcacatccagggcacgaagctcccgttccaccacatcccaaagatgctctattgggttgagatctggtgactgtgggggccagtttagtacagtgaactcattgtcatgttcaagaaaccaatttgaaatgattcgacctttgtgacatggtgcattatcctgctggaagtagccatcagaggatgggtacatggtggtcataaagggatggacatggtcagaaacaatgctcaggtaggccgtggcatttaaacgatgcccaattggcactaaggggcctaaagtgtgccaagaaaacatcccccacaccattacaccaccaccaccagcctgcacagtggtaacatggcatgatggatccatgttctcattctgtttacgccaaattctgactctaccatctgaatgtctcaacagaaatcgagactcatcagaccaggcaacatttttccagtcttcaact
Coding sequences within it:
- the nt5dc3 gene encoding 5'-nucleotidase domain-containing protein 3 isoform X1, whose translation is MSSMALSLLSSLRNGDSLKKLLNGCKGLHSGGGRRDFRSRASGPKGRQSGLQWLGTTGVARGAEQVLSHRSPPNRTAPLCTSAGSGQDMTSSLWALYNETKKQTEDLVPAIAGNYLNPDSIFANNEMSLEDIEIYGFDYDYTLAFYSHHLHTLIFNIARDILIQEHRYPEGLREYDYISDFVIRGLHYDVQKALLMKIDAFHYIQLGTVYRGLHPVSEKEVIAMYEGSHVPLEQMSDFYGKSSHGHTMKQFMDIFSLPEMTLLSCVNDYFMKHNIDYEPVHLYKDVKEAIGDVHVRGIMYRAVEADIVFLPTVGKYIRYGEQTHAVLRKLSENGKKMFLITNSPFDFVSRGMNYIVGKDWRDLFDVVIVQADKPGFFNDRRKPFRRVTDKGVLLWDRIHKLEKGQIYKQGNLYEFLRLTGWRGSKVLYFGDHIYSDLADLTLKHGWRTGAIIPELRQEIKIMNTEEYVHTTTWLQGLTSLVENMQVHRDPASQMVLQEWIKEREAMRSRTKDIFNPQFGSLFRTYHNPTYFSRRLSRFADIYMASLSCLLNYDLHHTFFPRRTPLQHEAPMWPDQVCSGALKLPFLAEAAQVK
- the nt5dc3 gene encoding 5'-nucleotidase domain-containing protein 3 isoform X2 — encoded protein: MSSMALSLLSSLRNGDSLKKLLNGCKGLHSGGGRRDFRSRASGPKGRQSGLQWLGTTGVARGAEQVLSHRSPPNRTAPLCTSAGSGQDMTSSLWALYNETKKQTEDLVPAIAGNYLNPDSIFANNEMSLEDIEIYGFDYDYTLAFYSHHLHTLIFNIARDILIQEHRYPEGLREYDYISDFVIRGLHYDVQKALLMKIDAFHYIQLGTVYRGLHPVSEKEVIAMYEGSHVPLEQMSDFYGKSSHGHTMKQFMDIFSLPEMTLLSCVNDYFMKHNIDYEPVHLYKDVKEAIGDVHVRGIMYRAVEADIGKYIRYGEQTHAVLRKLSENGKKMFLITNSPFDFVSRGMNYIVGKDWRDLFDVVIVQADKPGFFNDRRKPFRRVTDKGVLLWDRIHKLEKGQIYKQGNLYEFLRLTGWRGSKVLYFGDHIYSDLADLTLKHGWRTGAIIPELRQEIKIMNTEEYVHTTTWLQGLTSLVENMQVHRDPASQMVLQEWIKEREAMRSRTKDIFNPQFGSLFRTYHNPTYFSRRLSRFADIYMASLSCLLNYDLHHTFFPRRTPLQHEAPMWPDQVCSGALKLPFLAEAAQVK